In Nonomuraea sp. NBC_00507, the following are encoded in one genomic region:
- a CDS encoding mandelate racemase/muconate lactonizing enzyme family protein: MKITGIEAIAATGRRTYVFVLVDTDEGITGVGECGLPDERAAMFGTVETVKELLIGQDPFRSAHLWQVLSRGLYFPARRELSAVISAVDMALWDIKGKALGVPVYELLGGRARDRVPCYVHVRGGTEDTARVVESALAAVEAGWRHLRWGLPAQGEILQPRRAVRVAVEQFAALREAVGPDVEIALDVHTRLAPAEAVTLCRELEAMRPLFIEDPIRAENPRSMEMVRLRTTVPLAAGEQFGSKWEFRELVENEWIDYARIDLAIVGGFTEAMKVAGWCETHYIDVVPHNPYGPVANAAALHFSLACPNLLVLEQPVMPGSDLLDIVPEQPRWADGCLLPGDAPGLGITLDREAARRTAAADRLPQRFRRPDGSLTNW, from the coding sequence ATGAAGATCACTGGAATAGAGGCCATCGCCGCGACGGGACGCCGCACCTATGTCTTCGTCCTGGTCGATACCGACGAGGGGATCACCGGTGTCGGCGAGTGCGGCCTGCCGGACGAGCGCGCCGCGATGTTCGGGACCGTCGAGACGGTGAAGGAACTCCTCATCGGACAGGACCCCTTCCGCTCGGCGCACCTGTGGCAAGTGCTCTCGCGCGGCCTCTACTTCCCCGCGCGCAGGGAGCTGTCAGCGGTGATCTCGGCCGTCGACATGGCGCTGTGGGACATCAAGGGCAAGGCTCTCGGAGTTCCCGTCTACGAGCTGCTCGGCGGTAGGGCACGTGACCGGGTGCCGTGCTACGTCCACGTGCGCGGCGGCACGGAGGACACCGCGCGGGTGGTGGAGTCGGCGCTCGCCGCCGTCGAGGCGGGCTGGCGGCACCTGCGCTGGGGGCTGCCCGCCCAGGGGGAAATCCTCCAGCCACGCAGAGCCGTCCGCGTCGCCGTCGAGCAGTTCGCCGCGCTGCGCGAGGCGGTCGGCCCCGACGTCGAGATCGCGCTCGACGTCCACACACGGCTCGCACCCGCGGAGGCCGTCACACTCTGCCGCGAACTGGAAGCCATGCGGCCGCTGTTCATCGAGGATCCGATCCGCGCGGAAAACCCCAGGTCGATGGAGATGGTACGGCTGCGCACCACCGTACCCCTGGCCGCCGGCGAGCAGTTCGGCTCGAAATGGGAGTTCCGCGAGCTGGTGGAGAACGAGTGGATCGACTACGCCAGGATCGATCTCGCCATCGTGGGCGGGTTCACCGAGGCGATGAAGGTCGCCGGCTGGTGCGAGACCCACTACATCGACGTGGTGCCGCACAACCCGTACGGGCCGGTCGCCAACGCGGCGGCGCTCCACTTCAGCCTGGCCTGCCCCAATCTGCTGGTGCTCGAACAGCCGGTGATGCCGGGCAGCGACCTCCTCGACATCGTTCCCGAGCAGCCGCGGTGGGCCGACGGGTGCCTTCTCCCAGGCGATGCCCCCGGGCTCGGGATCACCTTGGACCGGGAGGCGGCGCGACGTACCGCCGCGGCCGACCGGCTCCCCCAGAGATTCCGGCGCCCGGACGGTTCCCTGACGAACTGGTGA
- a CDS encoding glycoside hydrolase family 6 protein: MARLREREPHLERVITWNATSNAHMLAINEATGFVELPRRVERVAACAVAVEDPSRGKIAWSSMTLEALRDRDPRQVGPYALLGRLGEGGMGVVYLGQGPDGTRVAVKLIHARLDTDAGFRRRFAREVAAAQRVARFCTAPVLDADVEGEVAYLVTEYVEGPSLESVVRESGPLTGSALDGLAAAMAMALRAIHGAGVVHRDLKPSNVLLSQVGPKVIDFGIAQLADAEMSSMIVGTPAYMSPEHVSGARIGPASDIFSWGCTVGFAAGGAPPFGSGSVPTILLRILNEPPDLRGLPGPLHDLVLAAMAKTPADRPTAQDLLDRLSASASSLPSTARPWATGPAPATPADTDAASPGATGPGQAISGAAESAAAESAATESAATPAAARRRRLLAVAAAVVMAVAGTSAALVWRGQGAAVGVQDQKGRGDATAQAAAQHPLRAQDNVRLYAPAEPAASRQADQWAEDRPQDAELMRKLAAVPYAIRLGEPEVRAKIDHVISGAEQAGGVPVFLINYMPGSDCKPATPADLAAYQEWIKGVAGQIGSAKAVVILEPGSLVKISGAKDCDPQGSPDQRYQDLRKAAQTLKANPGTAVYLDGSQDLYPGTEIMAERLIGAGIDKVDGFFVNTAGYQRTARAVAYGKSLSACIGIRLATGDKTCPSSTTVDPSTMPHFVVDTARNGQGTWAPAEHYKDPQTWCNPPGRGVGDRPTTATGEELVDAYLWITKAGASSGRCRRGTDGEKDPARGVVAPEAGEWWGEMALERAKSANPPLR, translated from the coding sequence ATGGCGCGCCTGCGCGAACGAGAACCGCACCTGGAGCGGGTCATCACCTGGAACGCCACCTCCAACGCCCACATGCTCGCCATCAACGAGGCCACGGGCTTCGTCGAGCTCCCTCGACGAGTGGAACGAGTGGCGGCTTGCGCTGTAGCCGTGGAAGACCCGTCGCGGGGGAAGATAGCGTGGTCCTCTATGACCTTGGAGGCGTTGAGGGACAGGGACCCGCGCCAGGTGGGGCCGTACGCTCTGCTGGGCCGGCTGGGCGAAGGCGGGATGGGCGTCGTCTACCTGGGTCAAGGACCGGACGGCACGCGGGTGGCGGTCAAGCTGATCCACGCCAGGTTGGACACGGACGCCGGCTTCCGTCGGCGTTTCGCCCGTGAGGTGGCGGCCGCTCAGCGGGTCGCCCGGTTCTGCACCGCCCCCGTCCTGGACGCCGACGTCGAGGGAGAGGTGGCCTATCTGGTCACCGAATACGTCGAGGGGCCCAGCCTGGAGAGCGTCGTCCGCGAGTCGGGGCCCTTGACAGGCTCGGCGTTGGACGGGCTGGCCGCGGCGATGGCGATGGCCTTACGGGCCATCCACGGGGCCGGGGTGGTGCACCGCGATCTCAAGCCGTCCAACGTGCTGCTCTCCCAGGTGGGGCCCAAGGTCATCGACTTCGGCATCGCGCAGCTCGCCGACGCGGAGATGAGCAGCATGATCGTGGGGACGCCCGCGTACATGTCGCCGGAGCACGTGTCGGGCGCTCGGATCGGGCCCGCCTCGGACATCTTCTCGTGGGGGTGCACGGTGGGCTTCGCGGCGGGCGGCGCCCCGCCGTTCGGCTCCGGGTCCGTACCCACGATCCTCCTGCGCATCCTGAACGAACCCCCGGACCTGCGGGGTCTGCCCGGCCCGCTGCATGACCTGGTGCTGGCCGCCATGGCCAAGACTCCGGCCGACCGCCCCACGGCCCAGGACCTGCTGGACCGCCTCAGCGCTTCGGCTTCATCCCTGCCGTCGACCGCCCGGCCATGGGCCACCGGTCCCGCGCCTGCCACACCGGCGGACACGGACGCGGCGTCGCCCGGCGCGACGGGCCCAGGCCAGGCGATCTCAGGCGCGGCCGAGAGCGCGGCGGCCGAGAGCGCGGCGACGGAGAGCGCGGCGACGCCTGCCGCAGCGCGACGGAGAAGGCTGCTGGCGGTGGCTGCCGCGGTGGTCATGGCGGTCGCGGGGACGTCGGCGGCACTGGTGTGGCGCGGTCAGGGCGCTGCGGTCGGCGTTCAGGACCAGAAAGGCCGTGGCGACGCCACGGCTCAGGCCGCCGCCCAGCACCCGCTCAGAGCCCAGGACAACGTACGCCTCTACGCCCCCGCCGAGCCGGCCGCCAGCCGCCAGGCCGACCAGTGGGCCGAGGACCGCCCGCAGGACGCCGAGCTCATGCGCAAGCTGGCCGCCGTCCCCTACGCCATTCGCCTGGGCGAACCCGAGGTCAGAGCGAAGATCGACCATGTGATCTCGGGGGCGGAGCAGGCCGGCGGCGTCCCGGTGTTCCTGATCAACTACATGCCCGGGAGCGACTGCAAGCCCGCCACCCCGGCCGACCTGGCCGCGTACCAGGAGTGGATCAAGGGCGTGGCCGGCCAGATCGGGAGCGCCAAGGCCGTGGTGATCCTGGAGCCGGGCAGCCTGGTCAAGATCTCCGGCGCGAAGGACTGCGACCCGCAGGGCTCCCCCGACCAGCGCTACCAGGACCTCAGGAAAGCCGCGCAGACCCTCAAGGCCAACCCCGGCACGGCCGTCTACCTCGACGGCAGCCAGGATCTCTACCCGGGCACAGAAATCATGGCCGAGCGCCTGATCGGGGCGGGCATCGACAAGGTGGACGGGTTCTTCGTCAACACGGCCGGCTATCAGCGCACGGCCAGGGCCGTCGCGTACGGCAAGAGCCTGTCGGCCTGCATCGGCATCCGGCTGGCCACCGGCGACAAGACCTGCCCGTCCTCCACCACGGTGGACCCGTCCACGATGCCGCACTTCGTCGTCGACACCGCCAGGAACGGTCAGGGAACATGGGCTCCGGCAGAGCACTACAAGGATCCGCAGACGTGGTGCAACCCTCCAGGCAGGGGCGTCGGTGACCGCCCGACCACGGCCACGGGAGAGGAACTGGTGGACGCCTACCTGTGGATCACCAAGGCGGGCGCGTCCAGCGGCAGATGCCGGCGGGGCACCGACGGCGAGAAGGACCCCGCCCGCGGCGTCGTGGCGCCGGAGGCGGGCGAATGGTGGGGCGAGATGGCGCTCGAAAGGGCGAAATCGGCCAACCCACCGTTGCGGTGA
- a CDS encoding MFS transporter: protein MSKARVPWKAVVGGSVGNLVEWYDWFVYSSFAVYFAASFFPEGDDTAKLLNTAAIFAVGFFMRPLGGWLLGRYADRKGRKAALTLTVTLMSASALLIAIAPTYETVGYFGALVLVVARLLQGLSVGGEYAASATYLTEATPRGRRGFASSFQYVSMTAGQLVGLGLQIILQNTMSKEALDSYGWRIPFVIGALGAAVVFYLRRNLLETEAYDEEEREVETESRGTIRELLGHRKEALLVIALTMGGTVAYYTYTTYLTKYLSNTAGLPKETATLVSFCALFLFMCLQPLAGALSDRIGRRPLLITFGIGSMLGTVPLMTALGGVSSFGGALVLSLTGLLIITGYTSINAVVKAELFPTNVRALGVALPYAIANALFGGTAEYVALWFKNTGIESGFFWYVSGCAAVSLVVYLVMRETRDAALSRAEQVTAGSLPARV from the coding sequence GTGAGCAAGGCACGCGTGCCGTGGAAGGCCGTGGTCGGCGGTTCTGTCGGCAATCTCGTCGAGTGGTACGACTGGTTCGTCTACAGCAGCTTCGCCGTCTACTTCGCCGCGTCCTTCTTCCCTGAGGGGGACGACACCGCCAAGCTGCTCAACACGGCCGCGATCTTCGCCGTCGGCTTCTTCATGCGCCCGCTCGGCGGCTGGCTGCTCGGCCGGTACGCCGACAGGAAGGGCCGCAAGGCGGCGCTCACGCTCACCGTCACCCTGATGTCCGCGAGCGCGCTGCTGATCGCGATCGCGCCGACGTACGAGACGGTCGGCTACTTCGGCGCGCTGGTGCTGGTGGTGGCGCGCCTCCTGCAGGGCCTGTCGGTCGGCGGCGAGTACGCGGCCAGCGCCACCTACCTCACCGAGGCCACCCCGCGCGGCCGCCGCGGCTTCGCCTCGAGCTTTCAGTACGTTTCCATGACCGCCGGCCAGCTGGTCGGCCTCGGCCTGCAGATCATCCTGCAGAACACCATGTCGAAGGAGGCGCTCGACTCCTACGGCTGGCGGATCCCGTTCGTGATCGGCGCGCTCGGCGCCGCCGTCGTGTTCTACCTGCGCCGCAACCTCCTGGAGACCGAGGCGTACGACGAGGAGGAGCGCGAGGTCGAGACCGAGAGCCGCGGCACGATCCGCGAGCTGCTCGGGCACCGCAAGGAGGCGCTGCTGGTCATCGCCCTGACCATGGGTGGCACGGTCGCGTACTACACCTACACGACCTACCTCACGAAATACCTGTCGAACACCGCGGGCCTGCCCAAGGAGACGGCCACACTGGTGAGCTTCTGCGCGTTGTTCCTGTTCATGTGCCTGCAGCCGCTGGCGGGGGCGCTGTCGGACCGGATCGGGCGCAGGCCGCTGCTGATCACGTTCGGGATCGGGTCGATGCTGGGCACGGTGCCGCTGATGACGGCGCTGGGCGGGGTGAGCAGTTTCGGCGGAGCTCTCGTGCTCTCCCTCACGGGTCTGCTGATCATCACCGGGTACACGTCGATCAACGCCGTGGTGAAGGCCGAGCTGTTCCCGACGAACGTGCGCGCGCTCGGCGTGGCGCTGCCGTACGCGATCGCGAACGCGCTGTTCGGCGGCACGGCCGAGTACGTGGCGCTGTGGTTCAAGAACACCGGCATCGAGTCCGGCTTCTTCTGGTACGTCTCGGGCTGCGCCGCGGTCTCGCTCGTGGTCTACCTGGTCATGCGCGAAACGCGCGACGCCGCGCTGTCGCGTGCCGAGCAGGTCACGGCGGGGTCCCTACCGGCGCGCGTCTAA
- a CDS encoding response regulator transcription factor yields MRVLLVEDDDRLAAALITALARHGHQVTRAGLAVDALRLAGGVDFVLLDLGLPDMDGLDVLRRVRRLSAVPLIVVTARTEEREVLRGLRSGADDYLIKPFRTAELMARMEAVVRRGTRPQPRRDHVVNVGDVRIDLESRQVTVAGDPVTLTRREFDVLALLAREPGVVRSREEILDEVWGDPLLSASRSLDVHVAGLRSKTGRPGLVETLRGTGYRLGSTT; encoded by the coding sequence ATGCGAGTTCTGCTGGTCGAGGACGACGATCGGCTCGCCGCCGCGCTCATCACGGCCCTCGCCCGGCACGGCCATCAGGTCACCCGGGCCGGGCTGGCCGTCGACGCCCTCCGCCTGGCGGGGGGCGTCGATTTCGTCCTGCTCGACCTGGGTCTGCCCGACATGGATGGGCTCGACGTGCTGCGCCGCGTGCGCCGGTTGTCGGCGGTACCGCTGATCGTCGTGACGGCCCGTACCGAGGAGCGTGAGGTGCTGCGCGGCCTGCGGTCAGGGGCGGACGACTACCTGATCAAGCCGTTCCGAACGGCGGAGCTGATGGCGCGCATGGAGGCGGTGGTGCGGCGCGGCACCCGGCCGCAGCCGCGGCGCGACCACGTCGTGAACGTCGGCGACGTCCGCATCGACCTGGAGTCCAGGCAGGTCACGGTGGCCGGGGACCCGGTGACGCTGACCAGGCGGGAGTTCGACGTGCTGGCGCTGCTGGCCAGGGAGCCGGGCGTGGTGCGCAGCAGGGAGGAGATCCTCGACGAGGTCTGGGGCGACCCTCTGCTGTCGGCGTCCCGGTCGCTGGACGTGCACGTGGCGGGGCTGCGCTCCAAGACGGGCCGTCCGGGGCTGGTGGAGACGCTGCGCGGGACGGGCTACCGGCTGGGCTCGACGACGTGA
- a CDS encoding sensor histidine kinase has protein sequence MNSRLVVTFTTLIVFLIAALAVPLGLAYASHRTNRLLLDRRADATRFAELADQAARDGDYAGLTAEITRYADLYGAAVRVRDRDGSIHITAGRFEADDREATRLALSGRTTDDLPTMTPFGPPSVLLAEPAGRDAQLSGVVLLQAPTDRARLEVSLVWGALAAGALIALAYAALAARRLARWILRPVTELDRTTQAIAQGRLDARAHPGAGPSELRRLEERFNAMADAVAGAMERQRAFVADASHELRTPLTVLGLRLENLEPHLRGEGAAEHAEAMAELDRLALLVEDLLSLARVEAGAELDGKVVELGPRLKAWEEVYAAKGVRLVTDIAEMSVVPEAAARIADIALDNAQKFVPKGGTVTVTLTDGVLRVADDGPGLSEEERAEALGRFWRSGAHANVPGSGLGLAIAAELAKACGATLALLPAAPHGLVVELSLPGATQP, from the coding sequence GTGAACTCGCGGCTGGTGGTCACGTTCACCACGCTGATCGTGTTCCTGATCGCGGCGCTGGCCGTGCCGCTGGGGCTGGCGTACGCCTCGCACCGGACGAACCGGCTGCTCTTGGACCGCCGCGCCGACGCCACCCGCTTCGCGGAGCTGGCCGACCAGGCCGCGCGGGACGGCGACTACGCCGGGCTGACCGCCGAGATCACCCGATACGCCGACCTGTACGGCGCCGCCGTGCGCGTACGGGACCGCGACGGCTCCATCCACATCACCGCCGGCCGCTTCGAGGCCGACGACCGGGAGGCGACCCGCCTGGCGTTGTCCGGCCGCACCACCGACGACCTGCCCACGATGACCCCGTTCGGCCCGCCGAGCGTACTGCTGGCCGAGCCGGCCGGCCGGGACGCGCAACTGTCGGGTGTGGTGCTGCTCCAGGCGCCCACCGACCGGGCCAGGCTGGAGGTGTCGCTGGTGTGGGGCGCGCTGGCGGCCGGCGCTCTGATCGCGCTGGCCTACGCGGCGCTGGCGGCCAGGCGGCTGGCCCGCTGGATCCTGCGCCCGGTCACGGAGCTGGACCGCACCACCCAGGCCATCGCGCAGGGCCGGCTGGACGCGCGGGCGCACCCCGGCGCGGGGCCGTCGGAGCTGCGGCGGCTGGAGGAGCGGTTCAACGCGATGGCCGACGCGGTCGCCGGCGCGATGGAGCGGCAGCGGGCGTTCGTGGCGGACGCCTCGCACGAGCTGCGTACCCCGCTCACCGTGCTCGGGCTGCGGCTGGAGAACCTGGAGCCGCATCTGCGGGGCGAGGGCGCGGCCGAGCACGCGGAGGCCATGGCGGAGCTGGACCGGCTGGCGCTGCTGGTGGAGGATCTGCTGTCGCTGGCCCGGGTGGAGGCAGGCGCCGAGCTCGACGGCAAGGTCGTCGAGCTGGGGCCGCGGTTGAAGGCGTGGGAAGAGGTGTACGCGGCGAAGGGGGTGCGGTTGGTTACCGATATTGCGGAAATGTCGGTTGTTCCGGAGGCGGCGGCCAGGATCGCGGACATCGCCCTCGACAACGCCCAGAAGTTCGTGCCCAAGGGCGGGACGGTGACCGTCACCTTGACGGACGGCGTGCTGCGGGTGGCCGACGACGGGCCGGGGCTGAGCGAGGAGGAGCGGGCCGAGGCGCTGGGGCGGTTCTGGCGGTCGGGGGCGCACGCCAACGTGCCAGGTAGCGGGCTCGGCCTGGCCATCGCCGCCGAGCTGGCCAAGGCGTGCGGGGCCACGTTGGCGCTGCTGCCCGCCGCACCGCACGGGTTGGTCGTGGAGCTGAGCCTGCCGGGCGCAACACAGCCGTAG
- a CDS encoding TAXI family TRAP transporter solute-binding subunit codes for MLISRRSLLGLALLTAGCSGGEARPAELRLVTGQSGGLYGQLGDQLAKELRRDGIPVRVTQTAASVQNLAMMADGRADVGFSLADSADDAIRVRHQPVSALARVYMNYVHLVVGESSGIAEVGHLAGRSVSIGAPGSGTAVIAARVVAAAGLDRPPEIVRLELDASIKALRGGEIEAFFWSGGVPTPALAALGDIRLIPLEALVPVLRRRFGPVYEHVSVPADAYGAVRPVPTVGAPSYLMCRTTLPEDVAYTVTETLFRARDRLQAPSAPGGRLDERYAIGTSAVPLHPGAIRYYRSVYG; via the coding sequence ATGCTGATTAGCCGCCGGTCCCTGCTCGGGCTCGCCCTGCTGACGGCGGGGTGCTCGGGCGGCGAGGCCCGGCCGGCCGAGCTGCGGCTGGTGACCGGGCAGTCCGGTGGGCTGTACGGGCAGCTGGGCGACCAGCTGGCCAAGGAGCTGCGGCGCGACGGGATCCCCGTGCGGGTGACGCAGACCGCCGCCAGCGTCCAGAATCTCGCCATGATGGCCGACGGGCGGGCAGACGTCGGGTTCTCGCTGGCCGACAGCGCCGACGACGCGATCCGTGTACGCCACCAGCCGGTGTCCGCGCTGGCAAGGGTGTACATGAACTACGTTCACCTGGTCGTCGGCGAGAGCTCGGGGATCGCCGAGGTCGGGCACCTGGCCGGGCGGTCGGTGTCCATCGGAGCGCCGGGATCGGGCACGGCGGTCATCGCCGCCCGGGTGGTGGCCGCCGCTGGGCTGGACCGGCCCCCAGAGATCGTCAGGCTCGAGCTGGACGCCTCCATCAAGGCGCTGCGCGGCGGCGAGATCGAGGCGTTCTTCTGGTCGGGCGGCGTGCCCACGCCCGCGCTGGCCGCGCTCGGCGACATCCGGCTGATTCCGCTGGAGGCGCTGGTGCCGGTGCTGCGGCGTCGCTTCGGGCCGGTGTACGAGCACGTGTCGGTGCCCGCGGACGCGTACGGGGCGGTGCGGCCGGTGCCGACGGTGGGCGCCCCCAGCTACCTGATGTGCCGGACGACGCTGCCGGAGGACGTGGCCTACACCGTCACCGAGACGCTGTTCCGGGCCCGTGACCGGCTCCAGGCGCCGTCGGCGCCCGGCGGACGGCTCGATGAGCGGTATGCCATCGGCACCAGCGCCGTCCCGCTCCACCCCGGCGCCATCCGGTACTACCGCTCCGTCTACGGCTGA
- a CDS encoding Mut7-C RNAse domain-containing protein yields MDFVTARLRIAPELRMFLPVSRRQEWQEVIPDGTSTLGHHVESVGIPLTEVGPLIVDGRGVSPSYQLTSGDVAEVHPMPRPQPLPEEPRFLLDVHLGTLARRLRLLGIDAAYHNDRDDPALVAQANEERRVLLTQDRGLLRRRALWLGAYVRGSRPTDQLRDLLERFSPPLRPWTRCTACNGRLEPVAKHEVAPLLEAGTRRNYDVYGRCRECGQIYWHGAHSGRLEQIVQSARAWTNSAG; encoded by the coding sequence ATGGACTTCGTGACCGCACGCCTGCGCATCGCCCCAGAGCTGAGGATGTTTCTGCCCGTGAGCCGCCGCCAGGAATGGCAGGAGGTGATCCCGGACGGCACGTCCACGCTGGGCCATCACGTGGAGTCGGTCGGCATCCCGCTGACCGAGGTGGGCCCGCTGATCGTGGACGGCCGCGGCGTGTCCCCCTCCTATCAGCTCACCTCCGGCGACGTGGCGGAGGTGCATCCGATGCCCCGGCCGCAACCTCTGCCCGAGGAGCCGCGTTTCCTGCTGGACGTGCACCTGGGCACGCTGGCGCGGCGGCTGCGCCTGCTCGGCATCGACGCCGCCTACCACAACGACAGGGACGACCCGGCGCTCGTGGCGCAGGCCAACGAGGAGCGCCGGGTGCTGCTCACCCAGGACCGCGGCCTGCTGCGCCGCCGCGCGCTGTGGCTGGGCGCGTACGTCCGCGGTTCCCGCCCCACCGACCAGCTACGCGACCTCCTCGAACGCTTCTCGCCACCGCTGCGCCCGTGGACGCGCTGCACGGCCTGCAACGGCCGGCTGGAGCCGGTCGCCAAGCATGAGGTCGCGCCGCTCCTGGAGGCCGGGACGCGGCGCAACTACGACGTGTACGGCCGGTGCCGGGAATGCGGCCAGATCTACTGGCACGGCGCGCACAGCGGCCGGCTGGAGCAAATCGTGCAGTCGGCACGCGCGTGGACTAATAGCGCAGGCTAG
- the urtE gene encoding urea ABC transporter ATP-binding subunit UrtE: MLSVTALEAGYGRARVLFGVSLEVDPGRLVCVMGRNGVGKTTLLNTIMGVLPATAGTVMFDGRDVTRLKPHERVRLGMGYVPQGHQCFPQLSVLGNLLVAVEAAKQPQRAIDEALDLFPALKPLLKRSAGHLSGGQQQQLAMARALVTKPRMLILDEPTEGIQPSIILEIEAAIEQLHASGLAVLLVEQYLDIALRLADRFLILDAGHVVRTGEAEELQREDVRRLLAV, translated from the coding sequence ATGCTATCGGTAACCGCCCTTGAAGCAGGTTACGGCAGGGCACGCGTACTGTTCGGAGTCTCTCTGGAGGTCGATCCCGGCCGCCTCGTGTGCGTCATGGGACGCAACGGCGTGGGCAAGACCACCCTGCTCAACACCATCATGGGGGTGCTGCCCGCGACGGCGGGCACCGTCATGTTCGACGGGCGGGACGTGACCAGGCTGAAGCCGCACGAGCGGGTGCGGCTCGGCATGGGGTACGTCCCCCAGGGCCACCAGTGCTTCCCCCAGCTGTCCGTCCTGGGCAACCTCCTGGTCGCCGTGGAGGCCGCCAAGCAGCCGCAACGGGCCATCGACGAGGCACTCGACCTCTTCCCCGCACTCAAGCCCCTGCTCAAACGCAGCGCCGGGCACCTGTCGGGCGGGCAGCAACAGCAGCTCGCCATGGCCCGCGCCCTGGTGACCAAGCCCAGGATGCTCATCCTCGACGAGCCGACCGAGGGCATCCAGCCGTCGATCATCCTCGAGATCGAGGCGGCCATCGAGCAACTGCACGCCTCCGGGCTGGCCGTGCTGCTCGTCGAGCAGTACCTGGACATCGCGCTGCGGCTGGCCGACCGGTTCCTCATCCTCGACGCCGGGCACGTCGTACGCACCGGGGAGGCCGAGGAGCTGCAACGCGAGGACGTCCGCCGTCTGCTGGCCGTCTAG
- the urtD gene encoding urea ABC transporter ATP-binding protein UrtD — protein MLELRDVHVVFDGYRALDGVDLTVPEGELRFLIGPNGAGKTTLIDVITGLTKPAAGAVRFGGYDLVGKKEHQIVRLGVGRTFQTSVVFEELTVLENLDLAASFRKPLWSLARRRRGVSEAVAEALARTGLEDLAERSAGVLSHGQRQWLEIGMLLAQRPRLLLLDEPVAGMSGDERERTGKLLTEIADDHTVIVVEHDMEFLRRHASKVTVLHEGKILVEGSVDQVSADPRVQEVYLGRRPKDAIGNRP, from the coding sequence ATGCTCGAACTACGTGACGTGCACGTGGTGTTCGACGGCTACCGCGCACTCGACGGCGTCGACCTCACCGTGCCCGAGGGCGAGCTGCGTTTCCTGATCGGGCCCAACGGCGCCGGCAAGACCACGCTGATCGACGTGATCACCGGCCTGACGAAGCCCGCGGCGGGCGCCGTGCGGTTCGGCGGCTACGACCTCGTCGGCAAGAAGGAGCACCAGATCGTCCGGCTGGGCGTCGGCCGCACGTTCCAGACCTCGGTCGTGTTCGAGGAGCTCACCGTCCTGGAGAACCTCGACCTGGCCGCCAGCTTCCGCAAGCCGCTGTGGTCGCTGGCCAGGCGGCGCAGAGGCGTCTCCGAGGCCGTCGCGGAGGCCCTGGCCAGGACGGGACTCGAAGATCTCGCCGAGCGTTCAGCCGGCGTTCTCTCGCACGGCCAGCGCCAGTGGCTGGAGATCGGGATGCTGCTGGCGCAGCGGCCTCGGCTGCTGCTCCTGGACGAGCCGGTCGCCGGCATGTCCGGCGACGAACGCGAGCGCACCGGCAAACTGCTCACCGAGATCGCCGACGATCACACGGTGATCGTGGTGGAGCACGACATGGAGTTCCTGCGGCGGCACGCCTCGAAGGTGACCGTCCTGCACGAGGGCAAGATCCTCGTGGAGGGGTCGGTCGACCAGGTCAGCGCCGACCCGCGGGTGCAGGAGGTCTATCTGGGGAGGAGGCCCAAGGATGCTATCGGTAACCGCCCTTGA